In a single window of the Ancylobacter polymorphus genome:
- a CDS encoding GNAT family N-acetyltransferase, protein MTQLFAEGTVETPPSSRFAASLNAPGLSALRSFFTPRTALPGAAPLRLVPAALTPSRLMPALRSYSGVRHRGSRGEPGPATLGRIGALEVRLAVTAADVRRAQRLRYEVFYEEMSATPAAAMRLARRDVDAFDGICDHLLVLDHESCRMVRGRSVPRVVGTYRLLRQEIADRHNGFYTASEFDIAPLLARHPHRRFLELGRSCVLSSYRTKRTVELLWHGIWAYVRRHGIDVMFGCASLEGCDPQALARPLAFLHHFAPTDPEWAAQALPQHAAPMDLVSVEALDAKAALLALPPLIKGYLRLGAQIGRGAVIDRQFGTTDVLIVLPVEKINPRYLDHFGVNGERHAA, encoded by the coding sequence ATGACGCAGCTTTTCGCCGAAGGGACTGTCGAAACACCGCCCAGCTCGCGCTTTGCCGCCTCGCTCAACGCTCCCGGCCTCTCGGCCCTGCGCAGCTTCTTTACCCCGCGAACGGCCCTGCCCGGTGCCGCGCCGCTGCGGCTGGTGCCGGCGGCGCTTACCCCCTCCCGCCTGATGCCGGCCTTGCGCTCCTATTCCGGCGTGCGCCATCGCGGCAGCCGGGGTGAGCCCGGCCCGGCAACGCTGGGGCGCATCGGCGCGCTCGAAGTGCGGCTCGCAGTGACGGCAGCGGATGTGCGCCGCGCCCAGCGCCTGCGCTACGAAGTGTTCTATGAGGAAATGTCGGCGACCCCGGCCGCCGCCATGCGGCTCGCCCGGCGCGATGTCGACGCCTTTGACGGCATTTGCGATCACCTTCTCGTGCTCGACCATGAGTCCTGCCGCATGGTGCGCGGCCGGAGCGTGCCGCGCGTCGTCGGCACCTATCGGCTGCTGCGGCAGGAGATCGCCGACCGGCACAATGGCTTCTACACGGCGAGCGAGTTCGACATCGCCCCGCTGCTGGCGCGCCACCCGCACCGCCGTTTCCTGGAACTCGGCCGCTCCTGCGTGCTCTCATCCTACCGCACCAAGCGCACGGTGGAGCTGCTCTGGCATGGCATCTGGGCCTATGTGCGCCGCCATGGCATCGACGTGATGTTCGGCTGCGCCAGCCTGGAAGGCTGCGACCCGCAGGCGCTCGCCCGTCCGCTTGCCTTCCTGCACCATTTCGCGCCGACCGATCCGGAATGGGCGGCGCAGGCGCTGCCGCAACATGCCGCGCCGATGGACCTTGTCTCCGTCGAGGCGCTGGACGCCAAGGCGGCGCTGCTGGCGCTGCCGCCGCTCATCAAGGGCTATCTGCGCCTCGGCGCGCAGATCGGGCGCGGCGCGGTGATCGACCGCCAGTTCGGCACCACCGATGTGCTGATCGTGTTGCCGGTGGAGAAGATCAACCCGCGCTATCTCGATCATTTCGGCGTCAATGGCGAGCGCCACGCCGCCTGA
- a CDS encoding formate dehydrogenase subunit gamma — protein sequence MPHYEPWSDERARAVIDEFSHLEGPLMPMLHAVQETFGHVPDAVVPMLAEKLNVSRAEVHGVVTFYHDFRHEPAGRHVLKLCRAEACQAAGGDALAEHAEHRLGCKLGETTADGRVTVEPIYCLGLCATAPSAMLDGRIVARLNERRLDALIEEAQS from the coding sequence ATGCCGCATTACGAACCCTGGAGCGACGAGCGTGCCCGCGCGGTCATCGATGAGTTTTCTCATCTGGAAGGCCCGCTGATGCCGATGCTCCACGCGGTGCAGGAGACGTTCGGCCACGTTCCCGACGCCGTCGTGCCCATGCTGGCCGAGAAGCTGAACGTCTCGCGCGCCGAAGTGCATGGCGTCGTGACCTTCTATCACGATTTCCGCCACGAGCCCGCCGGCCGCCATGTGCTGAAGCTGTGCCGCGCCGAAGCCTGCCAGGCGGCGGGCGGCGATGCGCTGGCCGAACATGCAGAACACCGGCTCGGCTGCAAGCTCGGTGAGACCACGGCCGATGGCCGCGTCACCGTGGAGCCCATCTACTGCCTCGGCCTGTGCGCGACCGCGCCCTCCGCCATGCTGGACGGGCGGATCGTCGCGCGGCTCAACGAGCGCCGGCTCGACGCCCTGATCGAGGAGGCCCAGTCGTGA
- a CDS encoding formate dehydrogenase beta subunit produces the protein MTIRIYVPKDACAIACGADEVAEAIAAAAVSARQPVEIVRNGSRGMLWLEPMIEVVTPEGRIAYGPVEAGDVEGLFAAGFLTGGAHALRIGKPEEHPFLAKQTRLTFARCGIIDPASYADYRAHGGYKGLERALQLGPAEIIEEVKKSGLRGRGGAGFPTAIKWKTVADAKADRKYIVCNADEGDSGTFADRMIMEGDPFELIEGMTIAGIAVGATKGYVYTRSEYPHAIWAMEKAIEVARAHGMLGVNIAGSPYSFDMEVRMGAGAYVCGEETALLDSLEGKRGTVRAKPPLPAHKGLFQKPTVINNVLSLTAVPHILADGGEFYANFGMGRSRGTMPIQIAGNVKFGGLFETAFGITLGELINDIGGGTATGKPVKAAQVGGPLGAYVPTWQFDLPFDYEAFAAKDALIGHGGIVVFDESADLAKMARFAMEFCSVESCGKCTPCRIGSTRGVELMDKIIAGERVEANLATLTDLCQTMKLGSLCALGGFTPYPVLSALNHFPEEFGAPPRRLEAAE, from the coding sequence GTGACCATCCGCATCTACGTTCCCAAGGATGCCTGCGCCATCGCCTGCGGCGCCGACGAGGTGGCCGAGGCGATCGCCGCCGCTGCCGTTTCGGCGCGCCAGCCGGTGGAGATCGTGCGCAACGGCTCGCGCGGTATGCTCTGGCTTGAGCCGATGATCGAGGTCGTCACGCCCGAGGGCCGCATCGCTTATGGCCCTGTCGAGGCTGGCGATGTCGAGGGCCTGTTCGCGGCCGGCTTCCTCACCGGCGGCGCGCATGCGCTGCGCATCGGCAAGCCGGAGGAGCACCCCTTCCTCGCCAAGCAGACCCGGCTCACCTTCGCCCGCTGCGGCATCATCGACCCGGCCTCCTATGCCGATTACCGCGCGCATGGCGGCTATAAGGGCCTGGAGCGCGCGCTGCAGCTCGGGCCGGCCGAGATCATCGAGGAAGTGAAGAAGTCCGGCCTGCGCGGCCGTGGCGGCGCCGGCTTCCCGACCGCGATCAAGTGGAAGACCGTGGCCGATGCCAAGGCCGACCGCAAATACATCGTCTGCAATGCCGACGAAGGCGACAGCGGCACCTTCGCCGACCGCATGATCATGGAAGGCGACCCCTTCGAGCTGATCGAGGGCATGACCATCGCCGGCATCGCGGTGGGCGCCACCAAGGGCTATGTCTACACCCGTTCCGAATATCCCCACGCCATCTGGGCGATGGAGAAGGCGATCGAGGTGGCGCGCGCCCATGGCATGCTGGGCGTCAACATTGCCGGTTCGCCCTACAGCTTCGATATGGAAGTGCGCATGGGCGCCGGCGCCTATGTGTGCGGCGAGGAAACCGCGCTGCTCGACAGCCTGGAAGGCAAGCGCGGCACGGTGCGCGCCAAGCCGCCGCTGCCGGCGCATAAGGGCCTGTTCCAGAAGCCGACCGTCATCAACAACGTGCTCTCGCTCACCGCCGTGCCGCATATCCTGGCCGATGGCGGCGAGTTCTACGCCAATTTCGGCATGGGCCGCTCACGCGGCACGATGCCGATCCAGATCGCCGGCAATGTGAAGTTCGGCGGCCTGTTCGAAACCGCCTTCGGCATCACGCTCGGCGAGCTGATCAACGACATTGGCGGCGGCACCGCCACCGGCAAGCCGGTGAAGGCCGCGCAGGTCGGCGGCCCGCTCGGCGCCTATGTGCCGACCTGGCAGTTCGACCTGCCCTTCGACTATGAGGCGTTCGCGGCCAAGGACGCGCTGATCGGCCATGGCGGCATCGTCGTGTTCGACGAGAGCGCGGACCTCGCCAAGATGGCGCGCTTCGCCATGGAGTTCTGCTCCGTGGAAAGCTGCGGCAAGTGCACGCCCTGCCGCATCGGCTCGACGCGCGGCGTCGAACTGATGGACAAGATCATTGCCGGCGAGCGCGTCGAGGCCAACCTCGCCACGCTCACCGACCTCTGCCAGACCATGAAGCTTGGATCGCTTTGCGCCCTTGGCGGGTTTACCCCCTATCCGGTGCTGAGTGCGCTGAACCATTTCCCCGAGGAATTCGGCGCACCCCCGCGCCGCCTCGAAGCCGCCGAGTGA
- a CDS encoding YifB family Mg chelatase-like AAA ATPase, which produces MVQRVATVAFEGVETRPVDVQVQVSPGLPAFNLVGLADKAVTEAKERVRAALTASGLALPARRITVNLAPADLPKEGSHYDLPIALGLMAAIGAIGPDALEGFTVVGELALDGRIAAVSGVLPAAIGANARGHGLICPEACGPEAAWASPDMAVLAPHSLIQLVNHFAGRQFLSRPEPRLEAGSAQLPDLADVKGQETARRALEIAAAGRHNLLLSGPPGAGKSMLAQRLPSLLPPLTPSELLEVSMVASVAGTLQGGALTSRRPFRAPHHSASMAAMVGGGMRARPGEVSLAHNGVLFLDELPEFAPAVLDSLRQPLETGEAVIARANHRISYPARFQLIAAMNPCRCGRAGEPGQSCRRGPRCAAEYQARLSGPFLDRVDLHLDVPAVAAVDLVRPGPSEPSAAVARRVAQARVLQRERFLALGRPDLFTNAEATGPILEEIATPDAAGTALLADAAKLMRLSARGYHRVLRVARTLADLAGAETVGRGHLAEALAYRAAADRHAAAA; this is translated from the coding sequence ATGGTCCAGCGCGTGGCGACGGTGGCGTTCGAGGGGGTGGAGACCCGTCCCGTCGATGTTCAAGTTCAGGTGAGCCCCGGCCTGCCGGCCTTCAATCTCGTCGGCCTGGCCGACAAGGCGGTCACCGAAGCGAAGGAACGGGTGCGCGCCGCCCTCACCGCCTCCGGCCTGGCGCTCCCCGCCCGCCGCATCACCGTCAACCTCGCCCCCGCCGACCTGCCGAAGGAAGGCAGCCATTACGATCTTCCTATCGCCCTCGGCCTGATGGCGGCGATCGGCGCCATCGGTCCGGACGCGCTGGAAGGCTTCACCGTGGTGGGCGAACTCGCGCTCGACGGGCGCATCGCCGCCGTCTCCGGCGTGCTGCCGGCGGCCATCGGCGCCAATGCGCGCGGCCACGGGCTCATCTGCCCGGAAGCGTGCGGGCCGGAAGCGGCCTGGGCCAGCCCCGACATGGCGGTGCTGGCGCCGCACTCGTTGATCCAGCTGGTCAATCACTTCGCCGGCCGCCAATTCCTCAGTCGTCCCGAGCCGCGGCTGGAGGCGGGATCCGCCCAGTTGCCCGACCTCGCCGATGTGAAGGGCCAGGAAACGGCCCGCCGGGCGCTGGAGATCGCCGCCGCCGGGCGCCACAATCTTCTGCTCAGCGGCCCGCCCGGCGCCGGCAAATCCATGCTGGCGCAGCGCCTGCCCTCGCTGCTGCCGCCGCTCACCCCCTCGGAGTTGCTGGAAGTGTCAATGGTCGCCTCGGTGGCCGGGACGCTGCAGGGCGGGGCGCTGACCAGCCGGCGCCCGTTCCGCGCGCCGCACCATTCCGCCAGCATGGCGGCGATGGTGGGCGGCGGCATGCGGGCCCGGCCGGGCGAGGTCTCGCTGGCGCATAATGGCGTGCTGTTCCTCGACGAATTGCCGGAATTCGCTCCCGCCGTGCTCGATTCGCTGCGCCAGCCGCTGGAGACCGGCGAGGCGGTCATCGCCCGCGCCAATCACCGCATTTCCTATCCCGCCCGCTTTCAGCTGATCGCGGCGATGAATCCCTGCCGCTGCGGCCGCGCCGGCGAACCGGGGCAGAGCTGCCGGCGCGGCCCGCGCTGCGCGGCGGAATATCAGGCGCGCCTCTCCGGCCCGTTCCTCGACCGGGTCGACCTGCATCTCGACGTGCCGGCGGTCGCAGCGGTCGATCTCGTGCGCCCCGGCCCCTCCGAGCCCAGCGCGGCCGTGGCGCGGCGGGTGGCGCAGGCGCGGGTGCTGCAGCGCGAGCGCTTCCTGGCGCTCGGCCGACCTGACCTGTTCACCAATGCCGAGGCGACGGGCCCTATCCTCGAAGAGATCGCCACGCCCGACGCCGCCGGCACGGCCCTGCTGGCGGACGCGGCCAAGCTGATGCGCCTCTCCGCCCGCGGCTATCACCGGGTGCTGCGGGTGGCGCGCACCCTTGCCGATCTCGCCGGCGCGGAGACGGTCGGCCGGGGACACCTGGCCGAGGCCTTGGCCTACCGCGCCGCTGCGGACCGCCACGCCGCCGCCGCCTGA